In one window of Poriferisphaera corsica DNA:
- a CDS encoding pullulanase X25 domain-containing protein has product MKTLSLTALTAAALIGFSTSANADFNIAGAMQGWNPAAGDTMTDVDGDGTYEYTFVGLNAGETYNFKIIDGDAWGDPEITPSDTPAIADASGEITISYNTSLVQPFVQPFAGWDSGYTDESTPVILYTGQILDWTAPELLAAPDTLPTTWNVAGSFEGWNNADAETEMTDVGGGIFEFSTTLAAGDYEWKAAADGAWDTNIGAFGYKIDDSTEYGNLKFSVAEDNTDVTFRIDANTGTAVAVIPEPASLALLSLGGLAMLRRRK; this is encoded by the coding sequence ATGAAGACGCTTTCACTAACCGCATTGACTGCTGCCGCATTGATTGGTTTCAGCACATCAGCAAACGCTGATTTTAATATCGCTGGTGCAATGCAAGGCTGGAATCCCGCTGCTGGCGACACGATGACGGACGTAGATGGCGATGGTACCTATGAGTACACATTTGTCGGTTTAAATGCAGGAGAAACATACAATTTTAAGATTATCGACGGAGACGCTTGGGGCGACCCTGAGATCACACCAAGCGATACGCCTGCAATCGCTGATGCAAGTGGTGAGATCACGATTTCATACAACACCAGCTTGGTACAGCCATTTGTACAGCCATTTGCAGGCTGGGATTCAGGCTACACCGACGAAAGCACTCCAGTGATCCTCTATACAGGTCAAATACTTGATTGGACAGCTCCAGAATTGCTAGCTGCTCCAGATACGCTTCCAACAACTTGGAATGTTGCAGGTAGCTTCGAAGGCTGGAACAACGCAGATGCTGAAACTGAAATGACGGATGTCGGTGGTGGCATCTTCGAATTCAGCACAACTTTGGCTGCTGGCGATTACGAGTGGAAAGCTGCTGCTGATGGCGCATGGGATACAAACATCGGCGCATTCGGATACAAGATTGACGACTCAACAGAATACGGCAATCTTAAGTTCTCCGTTGCTGAAGATAATACGGATGTAACGTTCCGCATCGATGCAAACACTGGCACTGCAGTTGCTGTTATTCCAGAACCAGCAAGCTTGGCATTGCTCAGTCTTGGTGGTCTTGCGATGCTTCGTCGCCGCAAATAA